Proteins co-encoded in one Callospermophilus lateralis isolate mCalLat2 chromosome 2, mCalLat2.hap1, whole genome shotgun sequence genomic window:
- the LOC143389037 gene encoding olfactory receptor 56B2-like yields MIVMFQDLRDSNSSQFQVSEFVLMGFPGIHSWQHWLSLPLALLYLLALGANILILTTIYQEASLHQPMYHFLGILAVVDMGLATTIMPKILAILWFNAKAISLPECFAQMYAIHCFVAMESGIFVCMAIDRYVAICQPLRYPSIVTDSFVIKATMFMAVRNCLSPISVPILAAQKNYCSQNQIEHCFCTNLGVTSLSCDDRKINSINQIFLAWLIMGSDLGLIIVSYVLILRSVLKLNSKEAASKALNTCTSHLILILFFYTVIVVISITHSGGMKLPLIPVLLNVLHNVIPPALNPMVYALKNKELRQGLCKLLRLNIKSN; encoded by the exons aTGATTGT GATGTTCCAGGATCTCAGAGATTCCAACAGCTCTCAGTTCCAGGTCTCTGAGTTCGTTCTGATGGGATTCCCAGGCATCCACAGCTGGCAGCACTGGCTCTCACTACCCCTGGCTCTGCTCTACCTCTTAGCCCTTGGGGCCAACATCCTGATCCTGACCACCATCTACCAAGAGGCAAGTCTGCATCAGCCCATGTACCATTTCCTGGGCATCCTGGCTGTGGTGGACATGGGCCTGGCTACCACCATCATGCCCAAGATTTTGGCCATCTTATGGTTTAATGCTAAGGCCATCAGCCTCCCTGAGTGCTTTGCTCAGATGTATGCCATCCATTGTTTTGTGGCCATGGAGTCAGGCATCTTTGTCTGCATGGCTATAGATAGGTATGTAGCCATTTGCCAACCACTGAGATATCCAtcaattgtgactgactcttttgtGATCAAAGCAACCATGTTCATGGCAGTTAGAAACTGTCTAAGTCCAATTTCAGTGCCCATCTTAGCTGCTCAGAAAAATTACTGTTCTCAGAATCAAATTGAGCACTGTTTTTGTACTAATCTTGGAGTCACTAGCCTCTCCTGTGATGACAGGAAAATCAACAGTATCAATCAGATATTTCTGGCTTGGCTGATTATGGGAAGTGACCTGGGTTTGATTATTGTATCATATGTTTTGATTCTTCGGTCTGTACTGAAGCTCAACTCCAAAGAAGCTGCATCCAAGGCCCTAAATACCTGCACTTCCCACCtcatcttaattctttttttctacACTGTGATTGTTGTTATTTCCATCACTCATAGTGGAGGAATGAAACTTCCCCTCATCCCAGTTCTACTCAATGTTCTACACAATGTTATCCCCCCTGCTCTCAATCCCATGGTGTATGCCCTCAAGAACAAGGAGCTCAGGCAGGGATTATGCAAGTTGCTTAGGCTGAACATCAAGAGCAACTAA
- the LOC143391427 gene encoding olfactory receptor 52N4-like: protein MPLLNQTDLTPASFILNGIPGLEDMHIWISFPFCSMYVVAVVGNCGLLYLIRYEDSLHRSMYYFLAMLSLTDLVMCSSTIPKALCIFWFHLKEIGFDECLVQMFFIHTFTGMESGVLMLMALDRYVAICYPLCYSAILTNAVIAKARLATFLRAVLLIIPLIFITKQLPYCRGNMIHHTYCDQLSVARLSCGNMNAYIIYGLMVAFLIGGFDNLCITVSYTMILRAVVSLSSADAQQKAFSTCTAHICAIVFSYSPAFFCFFFNRFGGYRIPPSCHIIVANIYLFLPPTMNPIVYGVKTKQIRDCVMKILSGSKETKSQSV from the coding sequence ATGCCATTGCTGAATCAAACGGATCTGACCCCAGCTTCATTCATTCTCAATGGGATCCCAGGCCTGGAGGACATGCACATCTGGATTTCCTTCCCATTCTGCTCCATGTATGTAGTGGCTGTGGTTGGGAATTGTGGACTCCTCTACCTCATCCGCTATGAGGACTCTCTGCACAGGTCCATGTACTACTTCTTGGCCATGCTTTCTCTCACTGACCTTGTCATGTGCTCAAGCACAATCCCTAAAGCCCTCTGCATCTTCTGGTTTCACCTCAAGGAAATTGGATTTGATGAATGCCTGGTCCAGATGTTCTTCATCCATACCTTCACAGGGATGGAGTCTGGGGTGCTCATGCTTATGGCCCTggaccgctatgtggccatctgctACCCTCTGTGCTACTCAGCCATCCTCACCAATGCTGTCATTGCAAAGGCCAGGCTTGCTACTTTCTTGAGAGCAGTGCTGCTCATCATTCCCTTGATTTTCATCACCAAGCAATTACCCTATTGCAGAGGCAACATGATACACCATACTTACTGTGATCAGCTATCTGTAGCCAGGCTATCCTGTGGAAATATGAATGCCTATATTATCTATGGTCTGATGGTTGCCTTCTTGATTGGAGGCTTTGACAACTTGTGCATCACAGTCTCCTACACCATGATCCTCAGGGCGGTGGTCAGCCTCTCCTCAGCAGATGCTCAGCAAAAGGCCTTCAGCACCTGCACTGCCCACATCTGTGCCATCGTCTTCTCCTACAGTCCtgccttcttctgtttcttttttaacCGCTTTGGAGGCTACAGAATCCCTCCATCTTGCCACATTATTGTGGCCAATATTTATCTGTTTTTGCCTCCCACCATGAACCCTATTGTCTATGGGGTAAAAACAAAGCAGATACGAGACTGTGTCATGAAGATCCTTTCAGGTTCTAAGGAGACCAAATCCCAGAGTGTATGA
- the LOC143389059 gene encoding olfactory receptor 52N2-like: MSGANSSSLTPGFFILNGVPGLEAAHIWISLPFCLMYIIALVGNVGLIYLISHEEALHRPMYYFLALLASTDVTLCTTTVPNMLCIFWFNLKEIDFNACLVQMFFVHMLTGMESGVLMLMALDRYVAICYPLRYATILTNPVITKAGLATFLRSVMLIIPFTFLTKRLPYCQGHLIPHTYCDHMSVAKVSCGNVKVNAIYGLLAAILIGGFDMFCISVSYTMILRTVVSLSSVDARHKAFGTCTSHLGAIVITYVPALFSIFTHRFGGKSIPHHVHIIIANLYLICPPTLNPIVYGVKTKQIREGVIKLFYKEKDALDIKQSQ, from the coding sequence ATGTCTGGAGCCAATAGCTCCAGCCTGACACCAGGATTCTTTATCTTGAATGGTGTTCCTGGGCTGGAAGCTGCACACATCTGGATCTCCCTGCCATTCTGCCTCATGTACATCATTGCTCTTGTGGGGAATGTGGGACTCATCTACCTCATCAGTCATGAGGAGGCCCTGCATCGACCCATGTACTACTTTCTGGCCCTTCTGGCCTCCACTGATGTCACCTTGTGCACCACCACTGTGCCCAACATGCTGTGTATATTCTGGTTCAACCTCAAGGAGATAGACTTTAATGCCTGCCTGGTCCAGATGTTTTTTGTCCACATGTTGACTGGGATGGAGTCTGGGGTGCTCATGCTCATGGCCCTggaccgctatgtggccatctgctATCCCTTACGCTATGCCACCATCCTCACCAACCCTGTCATCACCAAGGCTGGTCTTGCCACTTTCTTAAGGAGTGTGATGCTCATCATCCCATTCACTTTCCTCACCAAACGCCTGCCCTATTGCCAGGGCCACCTCATCCCCCACACCTACTGCGACCACATGTCTGTGGCCAAGGTGTCCTGTGGCAATGTCAAGGTAAATGCTATCTATGGGCTTTTGGCAGCCATTTTGATTGGGGGCTTCGATATGTTTTGTATCTCTGTGTCTTATACTATGATCTTGCGAACAGTGGTGAGTTTGTCATCTGTAGATGCTCGTCACAAGGCTTTTGGCACCTGTACCTCCCACCTAGGTGCTATAGTCATCACATATGTTCCAGCATTATTTAGCATTTTTACTCATCGTTTTGGAGGAAAAAGTATTCCCCACCATGTACACATCATTATTGCCAATCTCTATCTGATATGTCCTCCCACTCTGAATCCCATTGTCTATGGAGTAAAGACCAAGCAGATCCGTGAAGGAGTGATCAAGCTATTTTACAAAGAGAAAGATGCCTTAGATATAAAACAGAGTCAATAA